In one window of Tenacibaculum mesophilum DNA:
- a CDS encoding M1 family metallopeptidase — protein sequence MKKIILSLLLLPVISCATVNSTKNKTVAKTKVHKQSSQGYWQQHVDYTIDIDMDVKTYQYKGTQKLVYTNNSPDALNKVFYHLYFNAFQPNSQMDVRSRNIQDPDRRVGDRISKLSPSEIGYIKVSSLKQNGSVVKHETVGTILEVTLNKPIQPGESVTFDMIFDAQVPKQIRRSGRNSAEGVALSMTQWYPKMAEYDFEGWHTPPYLGREFHGVWGNFDVTLHIDKNYVVGGTGYVQNPQEVGHGYEDKTKPLNLPSGDKLTWKFTAPNVHDFTWGADPEFIHDTYKMDNGIDLHFLYKKTLDAEYLENWKKLQPKTAELMTYFSEHIGQYPYKQYSVIQGGDGGMEYAMCTLITGQRKWGSLFGVTAHELAHTWFQFLLATNESKHPWMDEGFTTYISNKAENEILGEGKENPHAGSYRGYNYVVKNNIEEPLTTHADRYHTNTAYGVASYSKGNIFLSQLEYIIGKENVAKTLKKYFEDFSFKHPTPNDIKRTAEKVSGLQLDWYLNEWTQTTHTIDYGIKSVNGKEITLERIGLMPMPIDVEVTYTDGSKESFNIPLRMMRGEKPTNATVITDWTFAHPTYTFTTKKEVKSVEIDPSKLMADVNQENNSFGK from the coding sequence ATGAAGAAAATAATTTTAAGCCTTTTATTGTTACCGGTTATTTCTTGTGCTACCGTAAATAGTACAAAAAACAAAACTGTAGCAAAGACAAAAGTACACAAGCAATCTAGCCAAGGGTATTGGCAGCAACATGTTGATTATACTATTGATATTGATATGGATGTTAAAACATACCAATACAAAGGAACACAGAAATTGGTGTACACAAACAATTCACCAGATGCGTTAAATAAGGTATTCTATCATTTATATTTCAATGCGTTTCAACCAAACTCACAAATGGATGTTCGTTCAAGAAATATTCAAGATCCAGATAGAAGAGTAGGAGATCGTATTAGTAAATTATCACCTTCAGAAATAGGATACATTAAAGTAAGTTCTTTAAAACAAAACGGTTCGGTAGTAAAACACGAAACTGTTGGAACGATTTTAGAAGTTACATTAAACAAACCAATTCAACCAGGAGAAAGTGTAACGTTTGATATGATTTTTGATGCGCAAGTACCAAAACAAATCCGTCGTTCGGGTCGTAATAGTGCTGAAGGAGTTGCTTTGTCAATGACACAATGGTACCCTAAAATGGCTGAATATGATTTTGAAGGTTGGCATACACCACCATACTTAGGAAGAGAATTCCATGGAGTTTGGGGTAATTTTGATGTAACACTTCATATTGATAAAAATTATGTAGTTGGAGGAACAGGATATGTACAAAACCCACAAGAAGTAGGTCATGGTTACGAAGACAAAACAAAACCGTTAAACCTTCCGTCAGGAGATAAATTAACATGGAAATTCACTGCGCCAAACGTACATGATTTTACTTGGGGAGCAGATCCTGAGTTTATTCATGATACTTATAAAATGGATAATGGAATCGACTTACATTTCCTTTATAAGAAAACATTAGATGCTGAGTATTTAGAAAACTGGAAAAAGTTACAACCTAAAACAGCTGAACTAATGACGTATTTTAGTGAGCACATAGGTCAGTATCCATACAAGCAATACTCAGTTATTCAAGGAGGAGATGGAGGTATGGAATATGCAATGTGTACATTAATTACAGGACAACGTAAGTGGGGAAGCTTATTTGGAGTAACAGCACACGAATTAGCACATACTTGGTTTCAATTCTTGTTAGCAACTAACGAAAGTAAACATCCTTGGATGGATGAAGGATTCACCACTTATATTTCAAACAAAGCAGAAAATGAAATTTTAGGAGAAGGAAAAGAAAATCCACATGCTGGATCTTACCGAGGGTATAATTACGTGGTAAAAAATAATATTGAAGAACCTTTAACAACACATGCTGATAGGTATCATACAAATACAGCGTATGGAGTTGCGAGTTATTCAAAAGGAAACATTTTCTTATCTCAATTAGAATATATTATTGGAAAAGAAAATGTAGCAAAAACACTAAAGAAATATTTTGAAGACTTTTCTTTTAAGCATCCAACACCAAATGACATTAAACGTACAGCTGAAAAAGTTTCAGGACTTCAGTTAGACTGGTATTTAAATGAATGGACGCAAACAACACATACTATCGATTACGGAATAAAATCAGTAAACGGAAAAGAAATTACCTTAGAACGTATTGGTCTAATGCCAATGCCTATTGATGTTGAGGTAACGTACACAGACGGTTCAAAAGAATCATTTAATATTCCCTTACGTATGATGCGTGGAGAGAAACCAACCAATGCTACAGTTATTACAGATTGGACTTTTGCACATCCAACATACACTTTTACAACAAAAAAAGAGGTGAAATCAGTTGAAATTGATCCATCAAAACTAATGGCAGACGTAAATCAAGAAAACAATTCGTTCGGAAAGTAA
- a CDS encoding S8 family serine peptidase: MRVLKPVFYSAIAVATLASCKTVSKIPVPAGSNTVVNIPAKKAELTDYEQENWQHLDLATDTIPGMSVNKAYEFLKGKKNVEVVVGVVDSGTDLKHEDLVDVAWVNTKEIPEDGIDNDKNGYVDDINGWNFLGDSYKEHLEYERILMKPEVASAELLAEVKNFHAKKVEEARVRKLNMENRLANVKKAQEQIKKHLNKDVYSAEEIMSINTKDKNVKDAISIAKMYFGYGFSSLKETSDYLSSDIKKSIATINEDNLKTDYRTVVGDNAYDINDKPGYGNGNTGHSEKDEAHGSHVSGIIGATRNNDKGMNGVANVKIMAVRSVSEGDEYDKDVALGIRYAVDNGAKVINTSFGKAFSPNKEWVYDAIKYAASKDVLIVNAAGNDGKNIDVEKTFPNDAPDLMNEVADNFLTIGAMSANYNEELPAAFSNYGKKNVDVFAPGVQVYSTTPDNEYKKFNGTSMASPAAAGVAALVRSYYPELTASQVKHILMNSGTKIDLEVNKPGTGARYGTAPVKVPFSELSVSGRVVNAYNAVRMADRMVNGRK; encoded by the coding sequence ATGAGAGTTTTAAAGCCCGTATTTTACTCGGCAATTGCAGTGGCTACCTTGGCTAGTTGTAAAACAGTAAGCAAAATCCCTGTGCCAGCAGGAAGTAATACCGTAGTGAACATTCCAGCGAAAAAAGCTGAATTAACAGACTATGAGCAAGAAAACTGGCAGCATTTAGACTTGGCTACAGATACTATTCCAGGAATGAGTGTAAATAAAGCCTATGAGTTTTTAAAAGGGAAAAAGAATGTAGAAGTTGTAGTTGGTGTCGTTGATTCTGGAACTGATTTAAAACATGAAGATTTAGTTGATGTAGCTTGGGTAAATACCAAGGAAATTCCTGAAGATGGAATAGATAATGATAAAAATGGATATGTTGATGATATTAATGGATGGAACTTTTTAGGAGACTCATACAAAGAGCACTTAGAATACGAGCGTATTTTAATGAAACCAGAAGTTGCAAGTGCAGAACTATTAGCTGAGGTGAAGAATTTTCATGCGAAAAAAGTTGAAGAAGCAAGAGTGAGAAAATTAAATATGGAAAACCGTTTAGCAAATGTTAAAAAAGCACAAGAACAAATAAAAAAGCACCTTAATAAGGATGTATACTCAGCTGAGGAGATAATGAGTATCAATACTAAAGATAAAAACGTAAAAGATGCAATTAGTATAGCTAAAATGTACTTTGGCTATGGTTTTTCTTCATTAAAAGAAACCAGTGATTATTTGTCTAGTGATATTAAAAAATCTATAGCTACGATAAATGAAGATAACTTAAAAACAGATTACCGTACTGTTGTTGGTGATAATGCGTATGATATTAACGATAAACCAGGATATGGAAATGGTAATACAGGTCATTCTGAAAAAGATGAAGCGCATGGTTCTCACGTTTCAGGTATCATTGGAGCAACAAGAAACAACGATAAAGGAATGAACGGGGTTGCCAATGTAAAAATCATGGCTGTACGTTCAGTTTCTGAAGGAGATGAGTACGATAAGGATGTAGCCTTGGGTATTCGTTATGCAGTTGATAATGGAGCGAAAGTAATTAATACAAGTTTTGGAAAGGCTTTTTCACCAAACAAAGAGTGGGTTTACGATGCAATTAAATATGCAGCATCTAAAGATGTATTAATCGTAAATGCAGCAGGAAATGACGGTAAAAATATTGATGTAGAGAAAACTTTCCCTAACGATGCACCAGATTTAATGAATGAAGTTGCAGATAACTTCTTAACAATCGGAGCAATGAGTGCAAACTATAATGAAGAATTACCAGCAGCTTTTTCAAACTATGGTAAAAAGAATGTAGATGTGTTTGCACCAGGGGTACAAGTGTATTCAACAACTCCAGACAATGAATACAAGAAGTTTAACGGAACTTCAATGGCGTCTCCAGCAGCAGCAGGAGTTGCTGCATTAGTGCGTTCTTATTATCCTGAGTTAACAGCGAGTCAAGTAAAGCATATTTTAATGAATTCAGGAACGAAGATAGACTTGGAGGTTAATAAACCAGGAACAGGAGCTAGATATGGTACTGCGCCTGTAAAAGTTCCTTTCTCAGAATTATCAGTATCAGGGCGTGTTGTAAATGCATACAATGCAGTAAGAATGGCTGATAGAATGGTAAACGGAAGAAAATAA
- a CDS encoding MBL fold metallo-hydrolase, whose product MRIYPIETGNFKLDGGAMFGVVPKTIWQKTNPADENNMISMGMRCMLIEDGDRLTLIDTGIGNKQSDKFFGYYYLYGDFSLDTSLAKHGFHRDDITDVFLTHLHFDHCGGAIQWNKDRTGYEPAFKNARFWSNQRHWDWAVHPNAREKASFLKENILPIEESGQLNFLHLNAKDYVGFDVLFKDGHTEKQMLPKIEYQGKTLVFMADLLPTAGHIPLPYVMGYDTRPLLTLKEKEAFLNEAADKEFYLFLEHDAYNEVITVKHTEKGVRLKETFKFTDIFN is encoded by the coding sequence ATGCGAATTTATCCGATAGAAACAGGAAACTTTAAATTAGACGGAGGCGCTATGTTTGGCGTAGTTCCGAAAACAATTTGGCAAAAAACAAACCCTGCCGATGAAAACAACATGATTTCAATGGGCATGCGATGTATGTTGATTGAAGATGGAGATCGTTTAACGCTAATTGATACAGGAATTGGTAATAAGCAGTCAGATAAGTTTTTTGGATACTACTATCTGTATGGAGACTTTTCATTAGATACTTCTTTAGCAAAACATGGTTTCCATAGAGATGATATTACAGATGTGTTTTTAACACACCTACATTTCGATCATTGTGGAGGAGCAATTCAATGGAACAAAGATAGAACGGGGTATGAACCAGCTTTTAAAAACGCACGTTTTTGGAGTAACCAACGTCATTGGGATTGGGCAGTACACCCAAATGCGAGAGAAAAAGCATCTTTTTTAAAAGAAAACATCTTACCAATTGAAGAAAGCGGACAACTAAACTTTTTACATCTAAACGCAAAAGATTATGTTGGGTTTGATGTGTTGTTCAAAGATGGACATACCGAAAAACAAATGCTACCGAAAATAGAATATCAAGGAAAAACATTGGTGTTTATGGCAGATTTACTACCAACAGCAGGTCATATTCCTTTGCCTTATGTTATGGGGTACGATACAAGGCCACTACTTACCTTAAAAGAAAAAGAAGCTTTTTTAAACGAAGCAGCAGATAAAGAATTTTACCTGTTTTTAGAACATGATGCTTACAACGAAGTAATAACCGTAAAGCATACAGAAAAAGGAGTTCGTTTAAAGGAAACATTTAAGTTTACAGATATTTTTAATTAA
- the folB gene encoding dihydroneopterin aldolase gives MGIIRVNDIRVFTNHGCLDEEARIGSEYRVDIEVKADLQTSAKTDNLVDTVDYVHLNKIVKEEMAIRSKLLEHVAQRILSRIFKEIQLVDEAEVSVAKINPPIGGNVAEVAIVLSEVRKK, from the coding sequence ATGGGAATAATACGTGTAAACGACATTCGTGTTTTTACAAATCACGGATGCTTAGATGAAGAAGCAAGAATCGGTTCGGAATATAGAGTTGATATTGAAGTAAAAGCTGATTTACAAACATCTGCAAAAACAGATAATTTGGTTGATACGGTAGATTATGTGCATTTGAATAAAATTGTAAAAGAAGAGATGGCAATTCGTTCTAAATTACTAGAGCATGTTGCTCAACGAATTTTAAGTAGAATTTTTAAAGAAATACAACTTGTTGATGAAGCGGAGGTTAGCGTAGCAAAAATTAACCCACCCATTGGAGGAAATGTTGCTGAGGTTGCAATTGTTTTATCAGAAGTGCGTAAAAAGTAA
- a CDS encoding VPS10 domain-containing protein, translating to MRTLAKALIALFPFTVAAQQPTSAEKIQQALQQKEALTLTSTVKNIPFKNIGPTVMSGRVVDIDVNPANTTEFYVGYASGGVWHTNNNGTTFTPILDNSPTQNVGDIAVDWKNGTIWVGTGENNSSRSSYAGIGILKSTDKGKTWTNVGLLDSHHIGRILINPKNPDEVIVGSIGHLYSSNNERGIFKTTDGGKTWIKTLFIDENTGIIDIQPVPNNFNILYAAAWERERKAWNFDGDGKNSAIYKSTDAGSTWTKISDNNGFPNGDGVGRIGLAVYDQNTVYAFHDSQFRRKKDAAKKEKGAGALTKEELVSISADELLNMKDKKLNSYIKMNGLQEKYRAENIKQIIRSSPGEMKPSDLIGYLKDANAALFDTPVIGAEVFKTTDGGKTWKKTHEGHLDDLYYSYGYYFGEIRVDPQDKNGIYVLGVPILKSKDGGKTFTSISKENVHADHQALWVNPKKQGHLIDGNDGGLNISYDDGESWIKLNQPAVGQFYTVYADNQENYKVYGGLQDNGVWVGNHNAKIDKSWHQTGKNPYESLMGGDGMQVAVDDRNPNIVYTGYQFGNYYRIDRATGKQTYIQPKPKKDKPVYRFNWQTPIQLSKHNQDILYLGGNKLHRSLNKGDDWEEISGDLTKGEKEGNVAYGTLTTISESPFQFGLIYVGSDDGLVQVTKNGGGNWEKISNSLPQNLWVSRVIASKYKKERVYVTLNGYRFDDFTPYVYMSDDYGKTWKNISSNIPASAVNVIKEDPKKENVLYLGTDNGLYVSFNQGSTWEAFSNGLPNVAVHDLVIQPKAKHLLVGTHGRSLYKANITSLQEFDNKEAIFSIKDIKKRKSWGSSWSKWLEPNTPKITIPFYVTTNKEVVLEIYSGKVLVNTIKAKATKGFNEVVYDVSFSEKGRKKYLKKNKEAKVKKAKNNKYYLPKGKYKVTVGELSQTFEVL from the coding sequence ATGAGAACCTTAGCCAAAGCTTTAATAGCTTTATTTCCGTTTACAGTAGCTGCACAGCAACCTACATCTGCAGAGAAAATACAACAAGCTTTACAACAAAAAGAAGCATTAACTTTAACTTCTACAGTAAAAAATATTCCCTTTAAAAATATAGGACCTACAGTGATGAGTGGGCGTGTAGTGGATATTGATGTAAACCCAGCAAATACTACAGAGTTTTATGTAGGTTATGCTTCAGGAGGAGTATGGCATACTAATAACAACGGAACAACTTTTACTCCAATTCTAGACAACTCTCCTACACAAAACGTAGGAGATATTGCTGTAGATTGGAAAAATGGAACAATTTGGGTTGGTACAGGAGAAAATAATTCTTCTCGATCATCGTATGCAGGAATCGGAATTTTAAAATCTACCGATAAAGGTAAAACTTGGACAAACGTTGGGTTACTCGATTCACATCATATTGGACGAATTTTAATCAATCCAAAAAATCCTGATGAAGTAATAGTAGGTTCTATAGGACATTTATATTCATCAAACAATGAAAGAGGAATTTTTAAAACTACAGATGGAGGAAAAACCTGGATAAAAACCTTATTTATTGATGAAAATACTGGAATTATAGATATTCAACCTGTACCAAATAACTTCAATATTTTATATGCTGCTGCTTGGGAGCGTGAACGTAAAGCATGGAATTTTGATGGAGACGGAAAAAATTCTGCAATTTATAAATCAACAGATGCTGGGAGTACATGGACTAAAATTTCTGATAATAATGGTTTCCCTAATGGAGATGGAGTAGGAAGAATTGGTTTAGCAGTATATGATCAAAACACGGTATATGCTTTTCACGATAGTCAATTCCGAAGAAAAAAAGATGCTGCTAAGAAAGAGAAGGGAGCAGGAGCCTTAACAAAAGAGGAGCTTGTATCAATTTCGGCAGATGAACTTTTGAATATGAAAGACAAAAAATTGAATTCATATATCAAAATGAATGGTCTTCAAGAAAAATATCGTGCAGAAAATATTAAACAAATCATTCGCTCAAGTCCGGGAGAAATGAAGCCAAGTGATTTAATTGGTTATTTAAAAGATGCAAATGCAGCGTTATTTGATACTCCAGTAATAGGAGCGGAGGTTTTTAAGACTACTGATGGAGGAAAAACATGGAAAAAAACACATGAAGGGCATTTAGATGATTTATACTATTCGTATGGGTATTATTTTGGAGAAATTCGTGTTGATCCTCAAGACAAAAATGGAATCTATGTATTGGGAGTTCCAATTTTAAAGTCGAAAGATGGTGGAAAAACATTTACATCTATTAGTAAAGAAAATGTACATGCCGATCATCAAGCATTATGGGTGAACCCTAAAAAACAGGGACACCTAATTGATGGAAACGACGGAGGGCTAAATATTTCATACGATGATGGTGAGAGCTGGATTAAATTAAACCAACCAGCAGTTGGGCAATTTTATACTGTATATGCTGATAATCAAGAAAATTATAAGGTGTATGGAGGATTACAAGACAACGGAGTTTGGGTAGGAAACCACAATGCAAAAATTGATAAAAGCTGGCATCAAACAGGAAAAAACCCTTACGAAAGTTTAATGGGAGGTGACGGAATGCAAGTTGCAGTTGATGACAGAAATCCGAATATTGTGTACACAGGCTATCAGTTTGGAAACTATTATCGAATTGATAGAGCAACAGGAAAACAAACTTATATTCAGCCGAAACCTAAAAAAGATAAACCAGTATATCGATTCAATTGGCAAACTCCTATCCAGTTGTCAAAACACAATCAAGATATCTTATACTTAGGAGGGAATAAGTTACACCGTTCACTAAATAAAGGTGATGATTGGGAAGAAATCTCAGGAGATTTAACCAAAGGAGAAAAGGAAGGAAATGTAGCTTACGGAACATTAACTACTATTTCTGAAAGTCCATTTCAATTTGGATTAATCTACGTAGGTTCTGATGATGGATTGGTACAAGTAACTAAAAACGGAGGAGGAAATTGGGAGAAAATCTCTAATTCTTTACCCCAAAATTTATGGGTAAGTCGTGTAATAGCTTCAAAATATAAAAAAGAGCGTGTATATGTTACGTTAAACGGATATCGTTTTGATGATTTTACACCGTATGTATACATGTCTGATGACTATGGAAAAACATGGAAAAATATAAGTAGTAATATTCCAGCTTCTGCGGTAAATGTGATTAAGGAAGATCCTAAAAAAGAGAATGTCCTATACTTAGGAACTGACAACGGATTGTATGTTTCTTTCAATCAAGGTTCAACATGGGAAGCTTTTAGCAACGGATTGCCAAATGTTGCAGTACACGATTTAGTAATTCAACCTAAAGCAAAACATTTATTAGTAGGAACACATGGGCGTAGTTTGTACAAAGCGAATATTACTTCTTTACAAGAATTTGATAACAAAGAAGCTATTTTCAGTATTAAGGATATTAAGAAAAGAAAATCTTGGGGTAGTTCTTGGAGTAAATGGTTAGAACCAAATACACCAAAAATCACAATTCCTTTTTATGTAACTACAAATAAAGAAGTTGTGTTAGAAATATATTCGGGTAAAGTTTTGGTAAATACTATAAAGGCTAAAGCAACAAAAGGATTTAATGAAGTAGTGTATGATGTTTCTTTTTCTGAAAAAGGAAGAAAAAAGTACTTAAAGAAAAACAAAGAAGCTAAGGTAAAAAAAGCAAAGAATAACAAGTATTATTTACCTAAAGGGAAATATAAAGTAACAGTGGGTGAGTTAAGTCAAACATTTGAAGTTCTTTAA
- a CDS encoding RimK family alpha-L-glutamate ligase: protein MTIFILSVSDQIYSTQRIYKEASRRGHKVEIINHLKCFIKLGDGKPAILYNGKNIIDIPDVIIPRIGVSAMKHGTTVVKEFEMNGVYSTASYLGIVDAQNKARTLQIMSRNGLPIPQTVFSVDAENIGEQIDLLGGSPVIIKLQEGTHGSGVILAESKKSAMSIIDTMHGTNTSILLQEFIQESNSEDIRAFIVNGKVVSSMKRKGLEGDFRSNIHKGGSGHKVTLTPEEEEIAIKAAQHLELPIAGVDMIRSKRGPLLIEVNSTPGLQGIESYTKDNIAKVIIKFLEENVRTKF, encoded by the coding sequence ATGACTATTTTTATTCTTTCTGTTAGTGACCAGATTTATTCAACACAAAGAATATATAAAGAGGCAAGTCGTCGTGGACATAAAGTTGAAATTATAAACCATTTAAAATGTTTTATAAAACTTGGCGATGGTAAACCTGCTATTCTATACAACGGTAAAAATATTATTGATATTCCTGATGTTATTATTCCTCGAATAGGTGTTTCAGCCATGAAACATGGAACAACAGTTGTAAAAGAGTTTGAAATGAACGGAGTATATAGTACTGCTAGTTATTTAGGTATTGTTGATGCACAGAACAAAGCTCGTACTTTACAAATAATGAGTAGAAATGGACTTCCTATTCCGCAGACTGTTTTTTCTGTTGACGCTGAAAATATTGGTGAGCAAATAGATTTATTAGGTGGTTCTCCTGTAATTATTAAGCTACAAGAAGGAACACATGGCTCTGGAGTAATTTTAGCTGAAAGCAAAAAATCTGCGATGTCTATTATTGATACTATGCACGGAACAAATACCAGTATTTTACTACAAGAATTTATTCAGGAAAGTAACAGTGAAGATATTCGTGCTTTTATTGTAAATGGCAAAGTGGTATCTTCTATGAAACGTAAAGGGCTCGAGGGGGACTTTCGTTCTAACATTCATAAAGGAGGTAGCGGACACAAGGTTACATTAACTCCCGAAGAAGAAGAAATAGCTATTAAAGCAGCTCAACACTTAGAACTTCCTATTGCTGGCGTTGATATGATTCGATCAAAAAGAGGACCTCTATTAATTGAAGTCAACTCAACTCCTGGCTTACAAGGAATTGAATCCTACACCAAAGACAATATTGCTAAAGTTATTATTAAATTTTTAGAAGAAAATGTTCGAACAAAATTTTAA
- a CDS encoding succinylglutamate desuccinylase/aspartoacylase family protein, translating to MFEQNFKNEIIEIRGQKIGLGESKLIKIPIDRLPTGTLIEIPVYIFNGNQLGPTILLQGGLHGDEVNSIELVRRMLIDKSYKIHRGCVIVVPLLNVFGFLNMSRDMHGKDVNRSFPGSKTGSLASRMAYYLMKEITNNVDFAIDFHTGGEQRNNFPQIRYTPEDKKGVQLANIFNAPFMFGSKLIPKSFRNQCYKNNIPVIVYEGGESLRLEEHAIKQGINGTLRVLKHFKMISENIEIPKNTTSIHINKHKWVRAKVAGLFTSVVNNGNQIIKGQILGYIMDTYGETNFSVKSPYDGYIIAKNNFPIINMGDALFHIGKP from the coding sequence ATGTTCGAACAAAATTTTAAAAACGAAATCATAGAAATTCGTGGACAAAAAATTGGTTTAGGCGAATCTAAATTAATTAAGATTCCAATTGATAGGTTACCTACAGGTACTCTAATAGAAATTCCTGTGTATATTTTTAATGGTAATCAATTAGGTCCTACTATTCTACTACAGGGTGGTCTACACGGAGATGAAGTAAATAGTATTGAATTAGTCAGAAGAATGTTAATTGATAAATCGTACAAAATTCACCGAGGTTGTGTTATCGTGGTTCCTTTACTTAATGTGTTTGGCTTTTTAAATATGTCGAGAGACATGCATGGTAAAGATGTAAATCGTAGTTTCCCTGGTTCAAAAACGGGTTCTTTAGCTAGTAGAATGGCGTATTATTTAATGAAAGAAATTACCAATAATGTAGATTTTGCTATTGATTTTCATACGGGAGGTGAACAACGAAATAACTTCCCACAAATACGATACACTCCTGAAGATAAAAAAGGAGTTCAACTAGCCAATATTTTCAATGCTCCATTTATGTTTGGCTCTAAACTTATTCCGAAGTCTTTTAGAAATCAATGTTATAAAAATAATATTCCTGTAATTGTTTATGAAGGAGGAGAATCGTTACGGCTTGAAGAGCATGCTATTAAACAAGGTATTAACGGAACACTTCGTGTTTTAAAACATTTTAAAATGATAAGTGAAAATATAGAAATACCTAAAAACACTACTTCAATACACATTAATAAACATAAATGGGTTCGTGCTAAAGTAGCTGGCTTATTTACTTCTGTTGTTAACAATGGTAATCAAATAATAAAAGGACAAATATTAGGGTATATTATGGATACCTATGGAGAAACAAACTTTTCCGTAAAATCACCTTACGATGGCTATATCATTGCTAAAAATAATTTTCCAATCATTAATATGGGAGATGCTTTATTCCACATAGGGAAACCATAA
- a CDS encoding DEAD/DEAH box helicase, whose amino-acid sequence MTFTSLGLSKALVKAVTEKGYETPSPIQEKAIPVILEGKDVLASAQTGTGKTAGFTLPILQNISEKKNPKYRPIKALVLTPTRELAAQVYDNVREYSTHLNIKSTAIFGGVKPSSQIATLKKGIDILVATPGRLIDLHEQNQLSLKRVDVLVLDEADRMLDMGFLRDIKKIISFLPQKRQNLLFSATFSKEIKKLAQGILHNPVLVETAPENTTAEKVNQKLYKVPKSKKTELVGQLISKGNWSQVLIFTRTKHGANRLTEKLIKRGISAAAIHGNKSQGARTKALKGFKDNSIRVLVATDIAARGLDIPLLPHVINFELPNVPEDYVHRIGRTGRAGASGEAISLVAQEEEAYLKSIEKLLGQKIAISELEGFDLSTIKNEITTERPKQQSRNKPTKKTLKTSSNSKKKVSTENTKKHTPRKRNNRNRKNNNKTSR is encoded by the coding sequence ATGACATTTACATCGTTAGGTTTATCAAAAGCTTTAGTGAAAGCTGTAACCGAAAAAGGGTACGAAACTCCCTCTCCTATTCAAGAAAAAGCAATTCCCGTTATTTTAGAAGGTAAAGACGTATTAGCCTCTGCACAAACTGGAACCGGTAAAACAGCAGGGTTTACTTTGCCTATTTTACAAAACATATCAGAAAAAAAGAATCCGAAATACCGTCCAATTAAAGCATTAGTGCTAACTCCTACAAGAGAATTAGCAGCTCAAGTATATGATAATGTGCGCGAATATAGCACGCATTTAAACATTAAATCTACCGCTATTTTTGGTGGTGTAAAACCAAGTTCTCAAATAGCTACTCTTAAAAAAGGAATAGATATTTTAGTAGCTACTCCTGGTAGATTAATTGATTTACATGAACAAAATCAACTTTCTTTAAAACGTGTAGATGTTTTGGTTTTAGATGAAGCCGACAGAATGTTAGACATGGGGTTTTTACGAGATATTAAAAAAATCATCTCTTTTTTACCACAAAAACGTCAAAATTTATTGTTTTCGGCAACTTTTTCAAAAGAAATAAAAAAATTAGCACAAGGTATTTTACACAACCCGGTTTTAGTTGAAACAGCTCCTGAAAATACAACTGCCGAAAAAGTAAATCAGAAACTATACAAAGTTCCGAAGAGCAAGAAAACAGAATTGGTTGGTCAGTTAATTTCAAAAGGAAACTGGAGCCAGGTATTAATTTTTACTCGAACCAAGCACGGTGCTAATAGGTTGACTGAAAAACTAATTAAACGAGGAATTTCAGCAGCAGCTATACATGGTAACAAAAGTCAAGGAGCAAGAACCAAAGCTCTAAAAGGCTTTAAAGATAATTCTATCAGAGTACTGGTAGCTACCGATATTGCTGCTCGTGGATTAGACATTCCATTATTACCACACGTTATTAATTTTGAACTTCCCAATGTTCCTGAAGACTATGTACACAGAATTGGTAGAACAGGAAGAGCTGGTGCTAGTGGCGAAGCAATTTCTTTGGTCGCACAAGAGGAAGAAGCTTATTTAAAAAGTATTGAGAAGTTATTAGGGCAAAAAATAGCTATTTCTGAATTAGAAGGTTTTGATTTATCTACTATAAAAAATGAAATAACTACTGAGCGACCAAAGCAGCAATCTAGAAACAAACCGACTAAAAAAACACTTAAAACATCTTCTAATTCAAAGAAAAAAGTGTCAACAGAAAACACTAAAAAACATACTCCTAGAAAACGAAATAATCGTAATAGGAAAAATAATAACAAAACATCTCGTTAA